The Miscanthus floridulus cultivar M001 unplaced genomic scaffold, ASM1932011v1 fs_125_1_2, whole genome shotgun sequence genome includes a region encoding these proteins:
- the LOC136530415 gene encoding uncharacterized protein: MPFVAEAPGVSKAEATEATAPTTAETAVAVVGVSASAEATMAEARAPETAEAVIAEAGAPEVTKTVVMAARPSVQEAEMQAVAASVVPLVQGPPLVYPISSDDTSRAREVVDAKETNAVEQPAPLLDEGSSALVRVRPEPQLGSEASRAAEASRFEAQRLKEKVEACQVETRRWEQKAKESETEIIRVAEASSVVQTVLETEIEEHEVLKRAALSAYEALEADAAVAKLMEAAEGPGTALATLFEEEVVPPLPSADAEGPKP, translated from the exons atgccctttgttgccgaggcccccggggtctccaaggctgaggcgacggaggctacGGCGCCTACGACCGCCGAGACCGCGGTGGCCGTGGTCGGTGtctctgcgtctgccgaggccacgatggcggaggccagagcccccgagaccgccgaggccgtaattgcagaggccggagcccctgaggTCACCAAGACcgtcgtgatggcggcgaggccgtctgtgcaggaggcggagatgcaggcggtGGCTGCCTCGgtggtgcccttggttcagggcccgccgttggtctatccgatctcctccgacgatacttcccgggcgcgggaggtggtcgacgccaagGAGACCAatgccgtggagcagccagcgccgctcttggacgagggaagctcggccctcgtgcgggtccggcccgagcctc agctgggaagtgaagcttccagggcggccgaggcctctaggTTCGAGGCCCAACGGTTGAAGGAGAAGGTtgaggcctgtcaggtcgagacccgtcgctgggagcagaaggccaagg AGTCGGAGACGGAGATCATTCGAgtcgccgaggcttccagcgtggtgcagacggtgctcgagaccgagatcgaggagcacgaAGTGttgaagcgtgctgccctttccgcctacgaggccttggag gccgacgcggcggtgGCGAAGCTGATGGaagcggcggaaggccctggcacggcgctggcgacgctcttcgaagaggaggtggttcctcccctaccatctgccgacgCTGAAGGCCctaagccttga
- the LOC136530417 gene encoding uncharacterized protein, with protein MGSPGFISNSRRRRAISGSTLRRWNATTTTATVKVLALTDHDTMAGIPEAVSAASKFGIRIIPGVEISALYNPREVAGAGETVHILAYYGMCGPSRPDELDSMLLNIRDGRYLRAKNMLQKLTTLKVPIKWEHVTKIAGDGVAPGRLHIARAMVEAGYVENVRQTFNKYLGDDGPAYARGSEPFAETVVQLISRTGGISALVHPWSLKNPDAIIRSLKGANLNGMEVYRSDGKVDGFSELAEKYGLLKLGGSDFHGRGRKDESDVGTVKLAITTLCCFLKMARSIWSSAMKDILLKFAEGPSAANLGNMLKFGRLTNFAGFSPINNDIHVVDFCLSSWLRNDDMEDVELEEVRLKLAHYAAER; from the exons atgggctcacccggcttcatctcgaacagccgccgccgtcgagccatcagcggcagcaccctccggcggtggaacgcGACCACAACCACAGCCACG GTGAAAGTTCTCGCCCTAACGGATCATGACACCATGGCTGGCATACCAGAAGCTGTGTCAGCAGCTTCCAAGTTTGGCATTAGAATAATTCCTGGTGTTGAAATCAGTGCGCTATATAATCCAAG GGAAGTTGCTGGTGCTGGTGAGACTGTTCATATCCTTGCATACTATGGTATGTGTGGTCCGTCAAGGCCTGATGAGTTGGACAGCATGCTATTGAACATTAGAGATGGGCGATACTTACGCGCAAAGAACATGCTGCAAAAGctaactacactgaaggtgccaatAAAGTGGGAGCATGTGACTAAAATTGCTGGTGACGGAGTGGCACCTGGCCGATTGCATATAGCAAGGGCTATGGTTGAAGCGGGTTATGTAGAGAATGTAAGGCAAACATTCAACAAATACCTCGGCGATGATGGCCCTGCATATGCCAG AGGAAGTGAACCATTTGCTGAGACTGTCGTGCAGTTAATTAGTCGCACTGGGGGTATTTCTGCACTTGTTCATCCTTGGTCATTGAAGAACCCAGATGCAATAATCAGGTCTTTAAAAGGTGCTAATCTTAATGGTATGGAGGTCTACAGAAGTGATGGAAAAGTTGATG GATTTAGCGAATTAGCTGAGAAGTATGGACTTCTGAAACTTGGAGGTTCAGATTTCCATGGAAGAGGTAGAAAAGATGAATCTGACGTTGGAACGGTTAAGCTCGCTATTACAACTTTGTGCTGCTTTTTGAAGATGGCTAGGTCTATCTGGTCTTCTGCTATGAAAGACATCCTGCTTAAGTTTGCAGAGGGACCATCTGCTGCAAATCTAGGAAACATGCTTAAGTTTGGACGACTTACCAATTTTGCTGGCTTTTCTCCaataaacaatgatattcatgttGTTGATTTCTGCTTATCTTCATGGTTAAGAAATGATGACATGGAAGATGTTGAGCTTGAAGAGGTAAGATTGAAGCTTGCCCATTATGCAGCAGAAAGATAA